A window from Rhinolophus sinicus isolate RSC01 linkage group LG01, ASM3656204v1, whole genome shotgun sequence encodes these proteins:
- the BZW1 gene encoding eIF5-mimic protein 2 isoform X1: MYGAAGPPARSPSAPVVRSSLRPPPPATGVSFMNNQKQQKPTLSGQRFKTRKRDEKERFDPTQFQDCIIQGLTETGTDLEAVAKFLDASGAKLDYRRYAETLFDILVAGGMLAPGGTLADDMMRTDVCVFAAQEDLETMQAFAQVFNKLIRRYKYLEKGFEDEVKKLLLFLKGFSESERNKLAMLTGVLLANGTLNASILNSLYNENLVKEGVSAAFAVKLFKSWINEKDINAVASSLRKVSMDNRLMELFPANKQSVEHFTKYFTEAGLKELSEYVRNQQTIGARKELQKELQEQMSRGDPFKDIILYVKEEMKKNNIPEPVVIGIIWSSVMSTVEWNKKEELVAEQAIKHLKQYSPLLAAFTTQGQSELTLLLKIQEYCYDNIHFMKAFQKIVVLFYKAEVLSEEPILKWYKDAHVAKGKSVFLEQMKKFVEWLKNAEEESESEAEEGD; the protein is encoded by the exons ATGTACGGGGCGGCGGGGCCCCCGGCGCGAAGCCCCTCGGCTCCTGTGGTCCGCTCATCGCTGCGGCCGCCACCGCCGGCGACGGG ggTGTCTTTTATGAATAATCAAAAGCAGCAAAAGCCAACGCTATCAGGCCAGcgttttaaaaccagaaaaagag ATGAAAAAGAGAGGTTTGACCCTACTCAGTTTCAAGACTGTATTATTCAAGGCTTAACTGAAACTGGTACTGATTTGGAAGCAGTAGCAAAGTTTCTTGATGCTTCTGGAGCAAAACTTGATTACCGCCGATATGCAGAAACACTCTTTGACATTCTGGTGGCCGGCGGAATGCTGG CCCCAGGTGGTACActggcagatgacatgatgcgTACAGATGTCTGTGTGTTCGCAGCACAAGAAGACCTGGAGACCATGCAAGCATTTGCACAG GTTTTTAACAAGTTAATCAGGCGCTACAAATACCTGGAGAAAGGTTTTGAAGATGAAGTAAAAAAG ttgctGCTGTTCTTAAAGGGTTTTTCAGAGTCGGAGAGGAACAAGCTGGCTATGTTGACTGGTGTTCTTCTGGCTAATGGAACACTTAATGCATCCATTCTTAATAGCCTTTATAATGAGAATTTGGTTAAAGAAG GGGTTTCAGCAGCTTTTGCTGTAAAGCTCTTTAAATcatggataaatgaaaaagatatcAATGCAGTAGCTTCAAGTCTTCGGAAAGTCAGCATGGATAACAGACTGATG GAACTTTTCCCTGCCAATAAACAAAGCGTTGAACACTTCACAAAGTATTTTACTGAGGCAGGCTTGAAAGAGCTTTCAGAATATGTTCGGAATCAGCAAACCATAGGAGCTCGTAAGGAACTCCAGAAAGAACTTCAAGAACAGATGTCCCGTGGTGATCCATTTAAGGAC ATAATTTTGTATGTCAAAgaggagatgaaaaaaaataacatcccaGAACCTGTTGTCATTGGAATAATCTGGTCCAGTGTAATGAGCACTGTGGAATGGAACAAAAAGGAGGAGCTTGTAGCAGAGCAAGCCATCAAGCACTTGAAG CAATACAGCCCTCTACTTGCTGCCTTCACTACTCAAGGTCAGTCTGAGCTGACTCTGTTACTGAAGATTCAGGAGTATTGCTATGACAACATTCATTTCATGAAAGCCTTCCAGAAAATAGTGGTGCTTTTTTataaag CTGAAGTCCTGAGTGAAGAGCCCATTCTGAAGTGGTATAAAGATGCACATGTTGCAAAGGGGAAAAGTGTCTTCCTTGAGCAAATGAAAAAGTTTGTAGAGTGGCTCAAAAATGCTGAAGAAG aATCTGAGTCTGAAGCTGAAGAAGGTGACTGA
- the BZW1 gene encoding eIF5-mimic protein 2 isoform X2, whose translation MNNQKQQKPTLSGQRFKTRKRDEKERFDPTQFQDCIIQGLTETGTDLEAVAKFLDASGAKLDYRRYAETLFDILVAGGMLAPGGTLADDMMRTDVCVFAAQEDLETMQAFAQVFNKLIRRYKYLEKGFEDEVKKLLLFLKGFSESERNKLAMLTGVLLANGTLNASILNSLYNENLVKEGVSAAFAVKLFKSWINEKDINAVASSLRKVSMDNRLMELFPANKQSVEHFTKYFTEAGLKELSEYVRNQQTIGARKELQKELQEQMSRGDPFKDIILYVKEEMKKNNIPEPVVIGIIWSSVMSTVEWNKKEELVAEQAIKHLKQYSPLLAAFTTQGQSELTLLLKIQEYCYDNIHFMKAFQKIVVLFYKAEVLSEEPILKWYKDAHVAKGKSVFLEQMKKFVEWLKNAEEESESEAEEGD comes from the exons ATGAATAATCAAAAGCAGCAAAAGCCAACGCTATCAGGCCAGcgttttaaaaccagaaaaagag ATGAAAAAGAGAGGTTTGACCCTACTCAGTTTCAAGACTGTATTATTCAAGGCTTAACTGAAACTGGTACTGATTTGGAAGCAGTAGCAAAGTTTCTTGATGCTTCTGGAGCAAAACTTGATTACCGCCGATATGCAGAAACACTCTTTGACATTCTGGTGGCCGGCGGAATGCTGG CCCCAGGTGGTACActggcagatgacatgatgcgTACAGATGTCTGTGTGTTCGCAGCACAAGAAGACCTGGAGACCATGCAAGCATTTGCACAG GTTTTTAACAAGTTAATCAGGCGCTACAAATACCTGGAGAAAGGTTTTGAAGATGAAGTAAAAAAG ttgctGCTGTTCTTAAAGGGTTTTTCAGAGTCGGAGAGGAACAAGCTGGCTATGTTGACTGGTGTTCTTCTGGCTAATGGAACACTTAATGCATCCATTCTTAATAGCCTTTATAATGAGAATTTGGTTAAAGAAG GGGTTTCAGCAGCTTTTGCTGTAAAGCTCTTTAAATcatggataaatgaaaaagatatcAATGCAGTAGCTTCAAGTCTTCGGAAAGTCAGCATGGATAACAGACTGATG GAACTTTTCCCTGCCAATAAACAAAGCGTTGAACACTTCACAAAGTATTTTACTGAGGCAGGCTTGAAAGAGCTTTCAGAATATGTTCGGAATCAGCAAACCATAGGAGCTCGTAAGGAACTCCAGAAAGAACTTCAAGAACAGATGTCCCGTGGTGATCCATTTAAGGAC ATAATTTTGTATGTCAAAgaggagatgaaaaaaaataacatcccaGAACCTGTTGTCATTGGAATAATCTGGTCCAGTGTAATGAGCACTGTGGAATGGAACAAAAAGGAGGAGCTTGTAGCAGAGCAAGCCATCAAGCACTTGAAG CAATACAGCCCTCTACTTGCTGCCTTCACTACTCAAGGTCAGTCTGAGCTGACTCTGTTACTGAAGATTCAGGAGTATTGCTATGACAACATTCATTTCATGAAAGCCTTCCAGAAAATAGTGGTGCTTTTTTataaag CTGAAGTCCTGAGTGAAGAGCCCATTCTGAAGTGGTATAAAGATGCACATGTTGCAAAGGGGAAAAGTGTCTTCCTTGAGCAAATGAAAAAGTTTGTAGAGTGGCTCAAAAATGCTGAAGAAG aATCTGAGTCTGAAGCTGAAGAAGGTGACTGA
- the CLK1 gene encoding dual specificity protein kinase CLK1 isoform X2, with product MLEWFEHHGHICIVFELLGLSTYDFIKENGFLPFQMDHIRKMAHQICKSVNFLHSNKLTHTDLKPENILFVQSDYTEAYNPKMKRDERTLINPDIKVVDFGSATYDDEHHSTLVSTRHYRAPEVILALGWSQPCDVWSIGCILIEYYLGFTVFPTHDSKEHLAMMERILGPLPKHMIQKTRKRKYFHHDRLDWDEHSSAGRYVARRCKPLKEFMLSQDAEHELLFDLIQKMLEYDPAKRITLKEALKHPFFYPLKTADL from the exons ATGTTGGAGTGGTTTGAGCATCATGGTCACATTTGCATTGTGTTTGAGCTACTGGGACTTAGTACTTatgattttattaaagaaaatggttTTCTGCCATTTCAAATGGATCATATCAGGAAGATGGCACATCAGATATGCAAATCTGTGAATT TTTTGCACAGTAATAAGTTGACTCACACAGACTTAAAGCCTGAAAACATCTTGTTTGTGCAGTCTGACTACACAGAGGCGTATAATCCCAAAATG AAACGTGATGAACGTACCTTAATAAATCCAGATATTAAAGTTGTAGACTTCGGAAGTGCAACATACGATGATGAACATCACAGTACATTGGTATCTACAAGACACTATAGGGCACCTGAAGTTATTTTAG CCTTAGGATGGTCCCAACCATGTGACGTCTGGAGTATAGGATGTATTCTTATTGAATACTACCTTGGATTTACAGTATTTCCA ACGCATGATAGTAAGGAGCACTTGGCAATGATGGAAAGGATTCTTGGGCCTTTACCAAAACATATGATACAGAAAACCAG GAAACGTAAATATTTCCATCATGATCGATTAGACTGGGATGAACACAGTTCTGCTGGTAGATACGTTGCAAGGCGCTGTAAACCTCTGAAG gaGTTTATGCTTTCTCAGGATGCTGAACATGAGCTTCTCTTTGACCTCATTCAGAAAATGTTGGAGTATGATCCAGCTAAAAGGATTACTCTCAAAGAAGCCTTAAAGCATCCTTTCTTTTACCCTCTAAAAACTGCAGATCTGTAA